ATATGTCACATCATCCGCCTCCTGCGTGGTCTCTCCCTGAAGTTCACCCAGCAGGTTACTCACAACCGTGCTGATTTTTGTTCTGCCCTTTACCATCTCAGCATAGATGCATGCAATGAATGCATAATTGCCGTTGTACACATAACTTTTTGCAGGACGCCCGTATCCTCCGGAGGCCACCGCCGCTTCCAGTACTTCACCTGACTGGCATAATTCATTCAGAATTTTGCCGCATGTTGCCACACTGATATCGGTAGCCTCCGCAATTTGAGCTTTTGTTGCTGTACCCAGGTTTTTAAGTGCTGTCTTAATCAGTTCTATATTGATCTCTTTTACTTTTGTAATATCATTTCTCATCGTTACCATAATTTCTCACCCTATCTTTATTTTCCCAGGTATCGTAGCACTCTTTTGCCAGTAAAGTCAATATTAATCATTATATATATCATTTAATAAATAATAATATAGGTGAAATACCGGAGTCATCCTCTTATGGAATGATTTTCTGGATTTTCCAGGACACCGCCTGCGCAAGTCTCTGATGTCCCTGCTCATCTAAATGAACACCATCTTCCTGGCTTGCGCTGCATACTTCTGCAGCATCTAAAAATGAACAGTTATATCTCTTTGACAGGATCTGATATTCCTCAGCCAGGCATCGGGAATCCAGCACTGATTTCTGTCCATAGTAAAACCCGGCTTCTTTGTCCATAACGGACTCATCGATCGCCGGAGGCGCGACCAGCAAGACCTCCGGCGCACGTTCGCCAGACCACAGTACAGGCACATTGATAAACTGCAGATAGCGCTCCATCGCCAGAGCACTCTCCTGCGGCGATGCACAAATCTGCGTCCTCCGGTCATTTGTCCCGAGCATGAAAACCACAAGATCTGCATCCGCCGCACTTTCCATGATCATAGGAAACGTCTCGAATCCATTCCTAAAAGGCTCCAGCGGAATCTGATAAGATGTCGTCCTGCCGCACAGCCCTTCCTCCATCACATGATATCCGGCGCCCAGATATCTTTCCAGGCGGCCCGGCCAGCGGATATCTCTTGGATACCTTCCCCCTTTACCCGGGATGTATCCCCAGGTATTGGAATCGCCATAACATAATATACTTTTCATAATTACACATCTTCCCGTTTTTTCTTTCGTGCATAGCAGTCCATGCCGATAACCAGGACAATTAATATGCCGCGGATCAGCATCTGCATATACGGTGTAACAGCCAGAAGGTTCATCACGTTTTCCAGCAGCCCAAACAGGAACACACCGATCAGCGACTGTACCATACCGCCGTAGCCGCCGTTAAACGGAGTACCGCCGACTACAACACCACAGTTAATCAGAAGCGCCGTATTGTCACCATAAGCTGCCGAACCGGAATTCAGCTCCGCGGACAGGCAGAATCCTGCCAGTGCAGCGCTGCACGCCGATATGATGAAAGTGACCCACAGATGACGTTTTACAGCGACACCGGAATATGCCGCCACATCCTTGCTGTAACCCACGGCATAGCAGTTTCGGCCAAATTCAGTGCGCTTCATCACCCACAGGGAAATCACAAACAGCAGCACCGCAACCCAGGTAATATTATAAACACCCAGAATGCTGCCTGTTCCAAATGCCGCAAACGTCTTGCTGGTTCCCGCGATCGGCGCTCCGTCTGTCATTACCAGGCAGATCCCTTTGAGCAGCATCATCATTCCAAGCGTCACGATAAAGGAGTTCGCCCCCTGATTGACGCTGATAAATGCATTTACTGCTCCAACTGCAGCACCCACCAGCAATACTATGATCAGTATCACCCAGATCTGCAGATACGGCAGAAGCTTAATCGCAATGATGCCGCAGATACACATATTGGCACCCAGTGACAGGTCACATTCACCTGAAATAATACAGAACGTAACTCCAAACGCCATGATCCACAGTATAGTCACCTGTAACAGCAGAGAAGAAAGGTTCTGCGCAGTCAGAAAGTAACGGTTAAACACAGACATCAGTGCACAGATCACAACGACTGCAAGAAATGCTTTCTGTTTTGTAAGTGTCTTCAGCGACTTCTTAAATTGTACGGAATAATTCATAATCACACCTCCCTCAGACCTTTCTGCGGCTGTCGATCCAGATTGCCAGAATCAGGATCACACCCTTCCACACACTCTGCATATTGGCGTCGATCCCCAGTATATTGAGGGCATTGGACATGATCGTCACCAGCATAACACCAAGTACCGTATTCAGGACACTTCCCTTGCCTCCTGAGAGACTGGTCCCTCCGATACAGACGGCCAGGATTGCATTCGTCTCATAGTTCTTTCCCACCGTGGGGATCGCCGTCCCCACACGGCAGAGAAGCAGGTATGCTCCCAATGCCGTCATGGCGCCCGTTACGCTGAAAGACAACAGGATCACTTTGCTCGGCTTGATGCCGCACAGCTCTGCTGCTGTGGGATTCCCGCCTACCAGATGGACAGCCCTTCCCACCGGCATCTTCTTCATTAAAAACTGCAGCACCACAACCGCTATGATAAACAGAATCAGCACCATCGGGATTCCAAGAAAATTGCCCGCTCCCAGGAACCGTGTGAACGGTGTCTGCTCAAGTGTCACTGCCAGCCCTCCGTTTAACAACAGCGCCAGTGCATTAAATGCCGTCTGCATACCAAATGTGATAAACAATGCATCCGAACTGTTTCTCGCTCCGCATATGATCAGAATCAGTGCACTGACCGCTCCGCAGATCAGTCCTGCCAACAGGATCAGCAGCAGGGAAACTGGTCCGAAGCGATTGGAGAGCATGCTTGCCAGGATAGACATCATGGAAAACAGTCCGGCCACCGACAGATCGATGTATCCGCCGATAATGATCAGTGTCATACCAATGGATACAAACGCAAGAGGTACAAACGTACGAATCAGATTTAAAAGATTGCCTGGATTGAGGAACGCAGGCTCTGCTATGATGGTGTACAATGTCAATATAATAATTCCTGTCAGCAGAAGGTAATCATTTATGAAATTTCCTAATATTTGTTTCTTTTCCCGTTTCACTTCGTCCCCTCCTCTCCCAATGCAACGGCCATAACCTGAGTATCCGTTACCTCCGCCGCATCAAACTCACCGGCCACATGGCCATCGCAGAGCACATATACACGATTACTCATGTTCAATACTTCCGGAAGCTCTGAAGAAATCATAATGATCGTGCCGCCTGCCTCCGCAATCTCTTTCATCAATACATAAATCTCATATTTAGCTCCCACATCGATCCCCCTGGTCGGCTCATCCATGATCAAAACTTTTGGATTGAGTTCCAGCCATCTGGCGATCAGACATTTTTGCTGGTTACCGCCTGAAAGGTTTCCTATTCTCTCATCGGCTCCCGGCGTCTTAACTCCCAATGCTTTAATCTGTTTCTCAACGATTTCTTTCTCCTTCTTTTTATTCAGAACACCTTTGTCCGTAAAATGATCAAAGGCTGCCATGGAGATATTGGTGGCAATATCAAAGTTCAGGAGAAGGCCCTGTCCCTTGCGCTCCTCCGGCACAAAACCAAAACCGTGATTTTTTGCATCCAACGGGCTTTTAATATCCAGTTTTTTTCCTTCCAGCCACACCTCGCCGCTATGTAATTTGTCTGCTCCGAAGATCGCGCGAACCGTCTCGGTTCTTCCCGCTCCAACCAGTCCCACCAGCCCGAGGATCTCTCCTCTTCTTGCCGTGAAGCTGATGTCGTGCAGTTTTTTCGTATTCAGATTTCTGACCTCCAGAATCGTCTCTCCCACCTTCTGAGCTCGGGGGGGATATTCATTTTCAATCGTCCGGCCCACCATTTTAGCGATCATATCCGCGCGGTTCATCTCAGAGGTATTCCTGGTGTCGATAACATGACCGTCACGCATAATTGTGACACGGTCGCATAATTCAAAGATCTCATCCAGCTTATGACTGATATAGATGATGGTGATTCCCTTGGACCTAAGATCATTGATGATCGAGATCAGACGCTTCATCTCCTCATTCGTCAGCGTGGTGCTGGGCTCGTCCATAATGATCAGTTTTGAGTGAAAGGACAGTGCCTTACAGATCTCCACCATCTGTTTTTCAGATACGGATAAATCTTCCACCGGCGTATGAGTATCAATCGTACTCCCGATACTGTCCAGCAGAGCACGTGCTTCTCTGTGCGTTTTCTTCATGCCGCCCACTTCACGAAAGCGGTTCAGAAAAATATTTTCACCCACAGACATGGACTCGATCAGATTAAACTCCTGATAGATAATGGAAAGGCCCAGCTCCAGGGAATCCAGCGGCCGTTTAATATTCATTTCTTTTCCATCAAAAAACACCTTTCCCTCATCTTTTTTGTGAACGCCGGATAAAATCTTCATCAGCGTTGACTTGCCGGCACCGTTTTCTCCTACCAGTCCATGTACCTGCCCCTCATAGATATCGAAAGATACATCGTCGAGCGCCGTGACCGTTCCAAATCTTTTCGTTATATGCTGTACGGAAAGCATAACTTTTTGTTCCATATTCTCACCTCCGGATAACTCGTCAGTTCACATATTTTTGATATGTTCTTTTATCACTTTTGCCGCCGGGCGGACATTTTCTTCCTGGAGTTGTTTACCAGCCCGCTGTAAAGTTCTTTGCATTTTCTTCTGTAATACAAATATTCGGTGTATACAGCATCTTCTCGACTTTATCTCCGTCCCCGTTCAGCACTGCCAGTGCCGCCAGCACCTGGATACGCGAGTTCGTATCAAAGTCCTGCATGGATAGTCCCTTCCAGCATCCGCCTTCTGCTACTGCATCCAGTCCAGCCTGCGTTCCATCCACAGATACAAAGGCGATATCGTCTGCACGTCCTGTTCCCTCCGCAGCCTGAATGCAGGTGCCGCAGCCGATATCCCACTGGCAGAATACTCCGTCAATCTCCGGATATTTTGACAGATAGGATTCCATGACACTCATACACTCGGCTGTGGACCAGTTGAGGCAGCCCTGTTCTTCTAAAATCTCATATTCCGGATACTGTGAAATAACAGCTTTAAAACCCTTTGTCCGGTTGATCTGGCAAGTCTCACCCGGGTTCCCCTCAACCATTACGATCTTTCCGCCATCGGGCAGTGCGTTCATAAGGAGAGAGGCTGCCTGCTGTGCCGCCGCCGTATCGTCAGGTCCTACGTAATAATCATAGCTTTCCTCATCTGTCACCGTGTTCTGGACATTCAGCACCACCATGCCTGCGTCCTTCGCCTTTTTCATGACGCTGTTCTGGGAGCTGGCATCTATAGGGGCAACGATCAGTGCATCACACCCCTGAGAAATCGCATTGTTGATATCACTGGTCTGCTTCTGCGGATCAGCCTGGGCATCAAAAGTCACCAGCTCAAAACCCATTTCATCTGACATTCCTTCCATCAGCTCTGTCATGTGTGCCAATGATTCCTCCGCGTTTGAAAGACTGGACCATGCAATCTTCCATGGTGTTCCGTCTTCTTTTGTACCACTTGTATCGGCATCCTCCGGTACAAAATCTGTGATTTTTGGAGCTACGCCATATTCTTTAATATCTACCGGCTCCAGTACCAAATCGGTATCAGCGCCATCGTCTGCGCTTGCCTCCTCCGATACAGCTGCCGCCGCCTCTTTCCCGGCCGGCTCCTGCTTTACACAGCCGGCAGCCATTGTTACAACCATTGCCGCCGTTAACAGAATACTGATCACTTTTCTCTGTTTCATATACATTACTCCTTTTCTTTCTTCACCCTTTTGGTTGCTTTGGCAGTATCAGGCATTTCTTCAGACTTGACAGCGTCTGTAAAACAGCTTGCCGGCAAAATTTCATTTCACAGATGTGTATATCGTCCTCTGAGTCTCCTGATTCTTCCTTTTTTATACAATGCATCCTGTTCTCTGCGAGCCAGTCTGCAATCGCATACTTCTTTTCGTTATTTTATTTTTACTTTTAATTTTATCTTTAATAATTATAATTAAAATATAGGGCAAAAGTATTTCGCTGTCAACAATTTTTATGATTTCTTTGTGCAAAACCATGATATTACCCAAAAACACCATGCTCAATTTGTGAGTTTTGTATTATCAAATGACATTGTGCGTAACGAAAGGGTGCAAAATGCCGCTCAAGCAACTTTTACAGTTGTTGAACGGCATTTATAATTTTCCGAATTGTTAAAAGACTGAAAAAAATATTTATTAATCTGGATTAAACACTGTGCCAGAACTTCACACATGCCCCTCCCCCTTCTGAATTTTCTATCGCAGCTGATCCCCCGAGAAGTTCCGCCAGCTGCTTTACGATATACAGTCCCAAGCCGGAGTGACCGTCCCTTGTCTGTCTGGCCTCATCGCCACGATAAAATTTCCCAAAAACTTTGTCCAGGTCTTTAGCGCTGAATCCGATACCAGAATCACTGATCTGATAAAAAACGATATTTTCCTCTTCTCTTACCGATATGGTGACCATTCCTCCCGCAGGAGTATACTGCAGGCTGTTCGATACAATATTATCAAGAATCCGCTCCAGTTTATCCCGGTCGGTCAGCACGTGATCCGGCAAGTCGCCTTGAATGCTTAAAGTAACGGTGATCTCCTTTTGTCTCGCCTGCAGTTCATATTGATGTACTTTTTGTTCCAAAAAATCAGATAAATTCACGCATACTTTCTCCAGGGTGACGCTGGAGTTATCGAGGTCGGAAGTATACTGCATCTGCTGGACAAGTGAAATACTTTTTTCTATATTTTCCTCGATGACCGCAAGATATTGCCGCTGTCCCTCATCAACTTCGGTATCATCCAAAACTGCCTCCGAATACGCCTTGATGACAGACAGAGGCGATTTCAGGTCATGTGCCAGGGCTTCGACCATCTCCACACGTTCCTGTTCCAGTTTCCACTGCACAGACAGAGACTCCCTGAGTTCCTCTTTCATGTCTGAAAAGACTTCACACAGTTCCCCCAGTTCATTGTCCGCGTGATAATCGATATGAAAATCAAGATTCTTTTCCCTGATCTGACGTGAACCCTCCATCAAAAGTTTCAATGGGCGGGTAATACGATTTGTAAATACCCGGGAAAATAAGATCGTAAACACAATGACATAGATAAATGGGGACAGCACTATGATCAGCAGCGTCATGAACAGCCACACTTTATCTTTATTTGCGGCGAATAAACTTAATTTATAGGCAATGGAAACAGCCCCTTCGATTTTCCCGCTGCTGCTGATAACAGGCACCACTTGAATATAGTCTCCCGAAACACGGAAGGTCTTATTGAGGCAGCTGAAGAGCTGTTCCCTATTCTCAAATAATTGCTTCTGATACGTTCCATATAAAATATTTCCATCGGAATCTACCCCCTGGTAAGAAAGACCCTCATCTGGAAACACATTCTTCAGTCCTTTTTCACCCGCTTCGGATAAGACTGCTGCTCCCGTTCCACGTATATAGTTTTCAATGTCCGGAATCTGCTGCTCATAATAATTTTCCGGCCTGATCTCACTGCTATTCAGCGCACGCAGAAACAGTACTCCCGTAACTGCATAAGTGATCAGCGACGCCGCAATACTGGCAGCAATAATAAAGACAAATGTGATACGAAACTGTGATACCAACGGCCTGTTTTTCATTGTCTGTTCCTCCCCCTTTCTGTCACTTATTCCATTTGTATCCAATCCCCCAGACAGTCGAAATATACTGAACATCAGGTGTCACAGCTGCAAATTTTGCCCTGATATTTTTAATCCGCTCGATCACAGTTGAACTGTCTCCCTCAGAATCGTATCCCCATACTTTTTCATAGATCTGCTCTCTGGAGAAAACCTGCCCTGCATGGAGTGCGAGCAATTCTGCAATGTCATATTCCCTCCTTGTCAGGGGAATATCCTGCCCGCCGATTCTGACCGCGCGCTCCCGCATATCCAGAGCCAGTGTTCCAAAGTACAGCTTCGGGCGCTTATGTTCTGTATTGAGGTACTGAGAACGCTTTTCACGGCGCAGATTGGCTTCTATCCTGGCGATCAGCTCCCTCAGCCCAAAGGGCTTCACGATATAATCATCGCCTCCAAGAGTGAGCCCCCTGATCTTGTCTGCCTCCGACTGTTTCGCACTCAGAAAAATAATCGGACAGACTACATCGTCCCGTATCGCACGGCAGACCTCAAATCCATCCGCTCCCGGCATCATAATGTCAAGTATGATCAGATCGGGCTGTTTCTTCGCCTGTTCCATGCCCTGCTTGCCATCGTACGCTGTCAGCACCTCATGCCCCCTTTCCTTCAGTTTTTTCTCCAATAATACGACGATATCCCTCTCATCATCGATGATCAATATCCTGCTCAATCTGTACCGCCTCCCATACTATGCTCTCCCTTCCCACTTCCGAAACCATATCATTCCGCCGGTCAAAAATACAGCAGTTCCTATAACCACTGCCGCAAGCCCGGTCATCATCTGCCTGACTGTATCCTCAAAAACAAGATCCGTCCGGCTGAGTAAATAAACGGCGGGAAACATAGACAGCTTCACAGGCCACGCCCAGGGAACAAGGATCCAGATCTTATCTCCAAGGCTCGTAGCCCCAATCAGCGCACCCATCAGAAGTCCTCCCATGCCGGTTCCTATTGACGCCCCTATCCCCCACAAAAGACTGATCCACAGGTGAATGGCCAGAATGGGGAGCGAACCGATCACAGCAAAAAGTGCTGCCATCATAAACACAGCATAATACCCGTTCCCTGGTGCCGCAAGATTCATGCCTGCACAGAGAATGACCGTTGAGATAAACGTACAGGACATCAGACAAAAAATCAACAGAAAAAATTTTCCCAGATACACGCTGTCCCGTGATACCTCCGAGTTCAGAAAACCGTGAAAGTCGCCGGCGAGTTCCTCTTCATGTATGATAAAACCGGCAAGCAGCCCTGCCCCTAACGGTATGATGACCGCCGTCCACACAGTAAAAAATCCTTCATAGATAAAATCAGCCGTTACACCCGCTCTGCCCGGAATATAAGCGACGATACAAAGTGCAGTGACCACCGGCATAAAGAATGTAATCCATCGGACTGCTGTCCGTTTTGTCTTTAACCATTCTGATGATAATATTCTTATCATTTGACTTCCCTCCTGTTAAACCAGATACCCGTAATGACTGTGACCAAAAGAAACGTACTCACAGACAGGATCATTCCCACCGGAATCACAGAAGAATCCAGAAGAGGGCTTCCGGGTTCCAGTACAATTCCGTTCGGATGCACGCCTATGATCGGGCACATCAGCCTTGTCGCCCAGCTCCACGGAACAGCCGCCCAGTATGATTTCGGCGCTGCAAGAACACCCGCAAACATACCTGCAACCGCTATTCCCATGCTCAAGAATACCCCTTTCCATGTCGCCGCCCATAACTGAACGGGAATCAGTACAAGTGATGACAGCCAGCAGACCATGCTCCCGGCAAGTATCTGAAAGATGGGGATCCTCCCTGAAGAGGTGATTAGTCCGCAGATAACAACAGCAGCACTTAAGACAAGGGTTGACAGCAGACTGTAAACCGCCATTCCGGCCACCTTACAGAACCAGATCTTCACCGGCGGTATATGATGAGAGAGCAGCGCATGGTAGTTTCCGGACTTTCTTTCCTGCGCTGCCACTAACACGGCAAATACCCCCATGCCCAGCGGTAAGAATATGAATGGCCACCAGTTGAAAACAAGATCGAGAATACCCTCCCACGAGTTAAAAAAAGCCGGCAGCAATAATCGGATGACCAGCGAATACAATACAAAAAACAGGGGAATAAAGACAATCAGCTTTCTGGTGAATGTCCTTTTGTATTTCAGAAGCTCGGATGTTAAACCGTTCATTTTATTTTACCCCCTTTATGATCACGTCTGTAAAAAACTCTTCCAGATTCTCATCGGATGCCGGTATCCCCTGATATAAGAGTTTTCCCCCATTGATAATCCCGATCTCATCAACTACCTGCGCCACTTCCGACAGTATATGGCTTGAGAGGATTACGGTAATCCCATGCCCCGGGAAGGAAGCAATCAGTTCGCGCAGCTGCAGAATCCCAAAAGGATCAAGTCCGTTAGTCGGTTCATCCAGGATCAATAATCTGGGATCACTCAGCAAGGCTGCGGCAATCCCAAGACGCTGCTTCATTCCCATGGAAAACTGCGAGACTCTCTTTTTTCCGGTATCTTTTAAGTCAACTGTTTCCAGTACTTCATCGATCTTTTCACGCGGAATTCCCAAAAGCCTGGTATGAACCAAAAGATTTTCTTCTGCTGTCAGATTGCCATATAACGCAGGCGCTTCGATTAAAGAACCGATTTGGGCAAGGTCTTCCCGCCTCCAGGGCTTTCCGTCAAAAAAGATCTGTCCCTCCGTCGGACGGCAAAGTCCTACAAGCATCTTCAGTGTCGTCGATTTTCCTGCTCCATTGGGACCGAGCAGTCCGTAGACACTGTTTCGTTCAATTTTGAGCGAAAGACCCGCAACCGCCGCCTGCTGCCCGTATCTCTTAGTCAGGTTTTTTGTTTCCAGAATCAGATTCTTCATATCCATTTTCCTTTCCAGTAATTATCTCCATACTATTACAGGAAAGATCGTAGCATATAAAAATAACGTTTTGATAACATTCGTTCTCTTAAAAATAAAAAAGGCATTTTCGGATTCATAATTTTATCCGAAAATGCCTGAAGTATTGGGTACCCCTACAGGTAATTTACCGCCAGAATAGCGGCTCCCAGCACAGTGAGTACAACTCCCGTTACCCTGTTTAAAACCGCGGGCGCTGCCTTGTTCGCAAACCTGGCGGCAATTCTCGCCCATAGCAGTGTGCTCAGCACACAGAATACCAGGCTCTTCATATCCGGCGCTCCGCCGATGGCAAAATGACTTGCTGCTCCGGTAAATGCTGTGAATGTCATGATAAATACACTGGTTCCCACAGCCGTCTTCAGCTCGTATCCCAGGACGCTGGTCAGAAGCAGAAGCATCATCATTCCGCCTCCTGCCCCTACAAAACCGCAGATAAATCCCACGACAGCACCGCATAGCACGGACTGGATAAAGCGCTTTTTCTTATCCGTCTGTTCCATGCTGCTTCTGGTAGTCATGACTGGCCGTACGATGAATTTGATTCCCAGCAAAAGTGTCATAACCGTCGAAAAACCTCCCATCGCCGTACTCGGCACAAGGCTTGAGGCGTAGCTTCCGACCAGTGTAAAGCAAAGTACGGATGCCATCATCACAAGACCATTTCTGATATCCAGGTTTTTATGTTTTCCGTAAGTGTATGCTGATACAGCGCTGGCACAGACATCGCTTGCCAGTGCTACTCCGACCGCCAGATACGGCTCCATTCCCAGGAATGTGATCAGCATGGGACTGATGACCGCCGCAGCACTCATGCCGGCAAATCCGGTTCCGAGACCTGCACCGATGCCGGCGATAAAGCAAATTATAAACTGATACACGGCTGTTATCCTCTCTTCTGTTCAAATTTTTCTAATAGTTTCCCGACATTTTCATCGATACGTCCCATAAAAGAGCACAGCATATTATACTCTTCCTCCGTAAACCCACACATCATCTCTGCGAATACAGTTTCCTGACAGGCAGCCAGTTCTGTGATCTGTGCATGAACTTCGGGCAGCAGATACAGCCTGTGGACCTTCCGGCTCTCCGAATCCGGCTTCGATACCAGATATACCTTTTTCCGCAGGGACTCCACCGCATTTGAAACATTAGACTTTGCAAATCCCCGCTTCTCTACGATATCCCTTGCCGTATTGCAGTCGGGGTTGTTATGCAGAAACAGCAGAATATCGATTTCAAGCTGATTCAGACCATATTTGCATGCCAGCGGCTGAAAAGCCAGGAAATACATTCGTTTAAAACGATTGGCATACGTGATAATATTCCACTTCATTGCTATCAGCTCCCTTGGTTATATTTATAACTGTTATAATTATATCATTGTTTGTCGTCTGTGTCAATCCAAAGGAAAGAGACCCATATGCCCGGTCAGAGATATGATACTGGCAATACCTGAATATGACAGGATAATACTTCCGCACGAACTTGTCCATCGCTGTCTCATCGCCGCTCTTCATCTGCCGGATCAGAAGAAAATCTTTGTCCATGCCGTCACTCCCCCTTGTTAATTTCGAAAACGTTTTCTACTATGACTAACTGTAACACGGACAAAAAGGATAGTCCAATTTTGTCTTTTATCAGATTTTCCAACAGAAAAACCCCGGAACCCTTACGGTTCCGGGGCAGTCTGCCATCCCTCATCAATACACTACGTCATAGAGAATCACCTCTTCCGGTCCAGCGAACATTGCCGCAAACTGGGGAATGATTCGTTTGAAATGTTCTGTTTCATTATGAATATTAATTGCTTCCTGATCCTTCCAGATCTCCAAGAACATATGAATTCTCTTATCTTCCCTGTCCTGAACACTGCAATAACTTACATTGCCTTCTTCTGCACAGGACTTCTCAACAAGTTCTTTTACTAATTCGTGATATTTGCCGATCATTTCTTCTTTGATCATCTGTTTTGCTGTGATTGCAATCATGTTTATACCCTCTTTCACTCTTCTTGAAGTTGATGTAATGATTTGTTCATCTGAACTCGTGTTTCACGGTATTCCCTTGGTGATATGCCAATAATATTTACAAACTGATGCGTGAACCTGCTCAGATAATTGTAACCAACCATATTGGCAATCTCTGATATACTGTTATCTGTATCCGTCAGTAAAGTCTGTGCTATGCCGATTCGCTGCCGCGTTCTGTAAGCAATCGGTGATACACCCATCTCTTTGGTAAATAATCTTGAGGCGTGATACATATTCACATTGAATTTTTCAGTCAGATCATTTAATAAAAAGTTTTCATGGTAATGCTTATCAATATATTTTCTCATGGCAGAAACCAACTGTGACCGAGAATAGGTACCGGAAGTATTCATCTCTTCTTTCCCCTCCTCACACAAAATATCAATAATCCTCAAAAATGTGCCCACAAACATTTTGGTCAGCTGTGCGACGTCTGACTGGCCGGATGAAATACTCTCTTCCAACATCTCAAATCCATGGAGCAGATACTCAAAATATCTGCCGCTCCTGATAACATAGCCTGTGGATTCATTTAAAACTTTTCCCGGCGTTCTTCCCTTCATATGCAGGTTCTTTACCCCGCATAAGTGAAATTTTAATACCATACCTTCCTCATTTTTGTCACAGTGAAGAACATCTTTATTGTATACAATAACATCTCCTGTTTCGATCTGATATTCTTTATTGCCAATTACACTTGTTCCTTTTCCTGAATATACAAGCGCGATTTCTGTTATATCATTGTGACAATGAAATGCTCTTACATCTTTTTCTGAAGCAATCTCGGTTCTGGTAATATATGTAACATCAAAATTCCCTTTTTCGGTTTTAACAGACCACCCGGAATGATCCTCCGCCGGAACTTTATATGAATACCTCATAGCAGCCTCCAATCACGAACCTGTTCACCCTCAAAATCATATTACCATGATATCACTTAAAATA
The Ruminococcus gauvreauii genome window above contains:
- a CDS encoding SGNH/GDSL hydrolase family protein translates to MKSILCYGDSNTWGYIPGKGGRYPRDIRWPGRLERYLGAGYHVMEEGLCGRTTSYQIPLEPFRNGFETFPMIMESAADADLVVFMLGTNDRRTQICASPQESALAMERYLQFINVPVLWSGERAPEVLLVAPPAIDESVMDKEAGFYYGQKSVLDSRCLAEEYQILSKRYNCSFLDAAEVCSASQEDGVHLDEQGHQRLAQAVSWKIQKIIP
- a CDS encoding ABC transporter permease, encoding MNYSVQFKKSLKTLTKQKAFLAVVVICALMSVFNRYFLTAQNLSSLLLQVTILWIMAFGVTFCIISGECDLSLGANMCICGIIAIKLLPYLQIWVILIIVLLVGAAVGAVNAFISVNQGANSFIVTLGMMMLLKGICLVMTDGAPIAGTSKTFAAFGTGSILGVYNITWVAVLLFVISLWVMKRTEFGRNCYAVGYSKDVAAYSGVAVKRHLWVTFIISACSAALAGFCLSAELNSGSAAYGDNTALLINCGVVVGGTPFNGGYGGMVQSLIGVFLFGLLENVMNLLAVTPYMQMLIRGILIVLVIGMDCYARKKKREDV
- a CDS encoding ABC transporter permease, with product MKREKKQILGNFINDYLLLTGIIILTLYTIIAEPAFLNPGNLLNLIRTFVPLAFVSIGMTLIIIGGYIDLSVAGLFSMMSILASMLSNRFGPVSLLLILLAGLICGAVSALILIICGARNSSDALFITFGMQTAFNALALLLNGGLAVTLEQTPFTRFLGAGNFLGIPMVLILFIIAVVVLQFLMKKMPVGRAVHLVGGNPTAAELCGIKPSKVILLSFSVTGAMTALGAYLLLCRVGTAIPTVGKNYETNAILAVCIGGTSLSGGKGSVLNTVLGVMLVTIMSNALNILGIDANMQSVWKGVILILAIWIDSRRKV
- a CDS encoding sugar ABC transporter ATP-binding protein, whose amino-acid sequence is MEQKVMLSVQHITKRFGTVTALDDVSFDIYEGQVHGLVGENGAGKSTLMKILSGVHKKDEGKVFFDGKEMNIKRPLDSLELGLSIIYQEFNLIESMSVGENIFLNRFREVGGMKKTHREARALLDSIGSTIDTHTPVEDLSVSEKQMVEICKALSFHSKLIIMDEPSTTLTNEEMKRLISIINDLRSKGITIIYISHKLDEIFELCDRVTIMRDGHVIDTRNTSEMNRADMIAKMVGRTIENEYPPRAQKVGETILEVRNLNTKKLHDISFTARRGEILGLVGLVGAGRTETVRAIFGADKLHSGEVWLEGKKLDIKSPLDAKNHGFGFVPEERKGQGLLLNFDIATNISMAAFDHFTDKGVLNKKKEKEIVEKQIKALGVKTPGADERIGNLSGGNQQKCLIARWLELNPKVLIMDEPTRGIDVGAKYEIYVLMKEIAEAGGTIIMISSELPEVLNMSNRVYVLCDGHVAGEFDAAEVTDTQVMAVALGEEGTK
- a CDS encoding sugar ABC transporter substrate-binding protein — translated: MKQRKVISILLTAAMVVTMAAGCVKQEPAGKEAAAAVSEEASADDGADTDLVLEPVDIKEYGVAPKITDFVPEDADTSGTKEDGTPWKIAWSSLSNAEESLAHMTELMEGMSDEMGFELVTFDAQADPQKQTSDINNAISQGCDALIVAPIDASSQNSVMKKAKDAGMVVLNVQNTVTDEESYDYYVGPDDTAAAQQAASLLMNALPDGGKIVMVEGNPGETCQINRTKGFKAVISQYPEYEILEEQGCLNWSTAECMSVMESYLSKYPEIDGVFCQWDIGCGTCIQAAEGTGRADDIAFVSVDGTQAGLDAVAEGGCWKGLSMQDFDTNSRIQVLAALAVLNGDGDKVEKMLYTPNICITEENAKNFTAGW
- a CDS encoding sensor histidine kinase translates to MKNRPLVSQFRITFVFIIAASIAASLITYAVTGVLFLRALNSSEIRPENYYEQQIPDIENYIRGTGAAVLSEAGEKGLKNVFPDEGLSYQGVDSDGNILYGTYQKQLFENREQLFSCLNKTFRVSGDYIQVVPVISSSGKIEGAVSIAYKLSLFAANKDKVWLFMTLLIIVLSPFIYVIVFTILFSRVFTNRITRPLKLLMEGSRQIREKNLDFHIDYHADNELGELCEVFSDMKEELRESLSVQWKLEQERVEMVEALAHDLKSPLSVIKAYSEAVLDDTEVDEGQRQYLAVIEENIEKSISLVQQMQYTSDLDNSSVTLEKVCVNLSDFLEQKVHQYELQARQKEITVTLSIQGDLPDHVLTDRDKLERILDNIVSNSLQYTPAGGMVTISVREEENIVFYQISDSGIGFSAKDLDKVFGKFYRGDEARQTRDGHSGLGLYIVKQLAELLGGSAAIENSEGGGACVKFWHSV